The Euphorbia lathyris chromosome 2, ddEupLath1.1, whole genome shotgun sequence genome includes a window with the following:
- the LOC136218875 gene encoding uncharacterized protein: MAALLHSLSVPRSSPITASSSPIHRRPAVRLPDARGLKLTFTSPTLTLKTPSSRLARAGRIVCEAQETALEVLAVTDTTWDSLVLGSESAVLVEFWAPWCGPCRMIHPVIDALAGEYAGKLKCYKLNTDESPSIATRYGIRSIPTVMIFKGGEKKDAIIGAVPKTTLISSIEKFL, translated from the exons ATGGCTGCCCTTCTTCATTCCCTTTCTGTTCCTCGCTCTTCTCCTATTACTGCGTCTTCTTCTCCTATCCACCGGAGACCCGCCGTCAGGTTACCCGATGCCAGAGGTCTTAAGCTCACCTTCACTTCCCCTACTCTCACTCTAAAGACCCCTTCTTCTAGACTTGCTCGTGCTGGACGGATCGTGTGCGAAGCACAGGAGACTGCTCTTGAAG TGCTCGCTGTTACCGACACAACATGGGACTCGCTTGTGCTTGGGTCTGAATCTGCTGTACTGGTTGAATTTTGGGCTCCGTGGTGTGGTCCCTGCCGTATGATCCATCCTGTAATCGATGCCCTTGCTGGGGAATATGCTGGAAAGCTTAAGTGCTACAAGCTTAATACTGATGAGAGTCCCTCAATTGCAACCCGATATGGGATCAGAAGCATCCCAACTGTTATGATCTTCAAAGGTGGTGAGAAGAAAGATGCCATTATTGGTGCAGTTCCCAAAACTACTTTAATCAGCAGTATAGAGAAATTCTTGTAA